CGGGACTGCTGGAAGGCGCCGCGTTTCTCGCCGCGCGCGTTCAGCTCAAGCTTAAGCACGAATTCCCGGAATTCACTGCAAACCTGCTTGAGCAACTGGTTCCAAACTACCTTGCCCCCACCCCGTCGGCCATGCTGGTCACGGCACGGCCTCCCTATGCCGACCCGGCGCTGCGCGACGGCAAGAAGATCGCGCGCGGCGCCTATTTCGATGCCACCTACCGCGAGCGAGAACGAAGTCTTTCCTGCCGATTTCGACTTTGCCGCGAGATCGTGCTCTGGCCGTTTGACGTCACCGGCGCCGAATACTTCTCGACGGCCGGCGCGCTGCAGGCGCTTGGGATTCCGGTCGGCGGCGACGTCATCGCCGGGCTGAGGTTGTCGTTGACGCATCGCGCTGCGGCCCGGCTTGATGAGGAATTGCCGGACGCAGAGGCCCGGGCCAAGCCGGAAACCTGGTTTGCAGGCTGCCGCGTGAGCGATCTCCCGATCTACCTGTCCGGCGCGGAATCCGACGCCATCGCGCTCTACGAGCAATTGATCTCGAATTGCAGGGGCGTCTATTTCCGCCATCTCGACGACTTCGGCGATCCGGTGGTGACTCGTGCGCCACATGACTGCGTGCAGCAAGTTGGCTTCGACGAGAGCGAGTCTCTGTTTCCCAACGACAACCGGATCTTTCGCGGCTCGGAGTTGCTGCGGGAATATTTCATGTTTCCACGCAAGTTCCTCGGCATCAACCTGACGGGACTTCGCGGCATAATGCCACGGCTGCGCAGCAAATCGATCGATATCGTCTTCGCGTTCGATGAACACAATTCGCGGCTTGCCGCCTCGGTACGTCCCGACACCTTCAAGCTCTATACCGCGCCGGCGATCAACCTGTTCGAGAAGACGAGCGATCGGATCCCGGTCAAGTCGAACACCCATGAGTACCATGTGGTGCCCGATCGCAGCCGCTATCTCGAGTACGAGCCGCACCAGGTGCTCGAAGTCTACGCGCATTTTCCGGCAGAGAGGGACAAGCGGCCAGTACGCCCGCTGTATTCGGCTGCCGTCGACCGGACCAGCGGATCGGTCGAGGGGCTTTATTTCACGGTCCGCCGGTTGCCCCGGCGCCGCACGGTAGAAGAGAAGACGTACGGCGCGTCCTCCGACTACACCGGGACGGATATGTTCCTGTCACTGCTCGAGCCCAGTGAACTGAGCGGCGAAGCCTCCGTCGCCGAACTCAGCGTCCGGGCTCTGTGCTCCAACCGCCATCTCACGGAGCACCTGCCGGTCGGCCAGGGCGGTGCCGATTTCCGCTTGCTGGACGATACTTCCCTTGATCTGGTGTGCATCGCTGGTCCCACCCGACCGCGCGAGCCGGTGGTGGCTCAGCTGCGCAGCCGCAGCAAGATCGCCAACAGCGGAATTGTCAGCTGGTGGCTGATCAACATGCTGAGCCTGAACTATCTTGGTCTCGTCGAGCGCGGTGGCGGCAAGAACGCCGGAGCGCTGCGCGAGATGCTGTCTTTGTTCGCCGACCAGTTCGACGATGCCACGGAACGCAAGATCCGCGGCGTGCGCAGCATAGAAAGCCGGCCCGTCGTGCGGCGGGTGCGCGAGCGCACTGGCAGCGGCGCAGCGCGGGGCCTGGAGATCACTGTCACCCTTGACGAGAAAGCATTCGAAGGCAGCGGCGTGTTCTTGCTCGGCGCGGTGCTGGAACGCTTCTTCGCCGACTATTCCGGCTTCAACACATTCACCCAGACGGTCATCTCGACGCCGGAACGCGGCGAGATCATGCGGTGGCCGCCGCGCATGGGCACGCGGAGGCCGCTGTGACGCTGATTGACCAGATGAAGGCCGAACCCTGGCGGTTCGATTTCTTCCATACGCTACGCCAGTTCGAGCGGGCCAAC
The DNA window shown above is from Bradyrhizobium sp. ISRA464 and carries:
- the tssF gene encoding type VI secretion system baseplate subunit TssF; translation: MNREFLDFYNRELSLLYEQAGDFAEEYPGIAERLGGLIRDRSDPMIAGLLEGAAFLAARVQLKLKHEFPEFTANLLEQLVPNYLAPTPSAMLVTARPPYADPALRDGKKIARGAYFDATYRERERSLSCRFRLCREIVLWPFDVTGAEYFSTAGALQALGIPVGGDVIAGLRLSLTHRAAARLDEELPDAEARAKPETWFAGCRVSDLPIYLSGAESDAIALYEQLISNCRGVYFRHLDDFGDPVVTRAPHDCVQQVGFDESESLFPNDNRIFRGSELLREYFMFPRKFLGINLTGLRGIMPRLRSKSIDIVFAFDEHNSRLAASVRPDTFKLYTAPAINLFEKTSDRIPVKSNTHEYHVVPDRSRYLEYEPHQVLEVYAHFPAERDKRPVRPLYSAAVDRTSGSVEGLYFTVRRLPRRRTVEEKTYGASSDYTGTDMFLSLLEPSELSGEASVAELSVRALCSNRHLTEHLPVGQGGADFRLLDDTSLDLVCIAGPTRPREPVVAQLRSRSKIANSGIVSWWLINMLSLNYLGLVERGGGKNAGALREMLSLFADQFDDATERKIRGVRSIESRPVVRRVRERTGSGAARGLEITVTLDEKAFEGSGVFLLGAVLERFFADYSGFNTFTQTVISTPERGEIMRWPPRMGTRRPL